In Vicia villosa cultivar HV-30 ecotype Madison, WI linkage group LG7, Vvil1.0, whole genome shotgun sequence, the DNA window TAAGTTTAAACTGTCGCCATTTGTTTCCGCATATGGTGTTTCTCCGACTACCACAATTGCATATGAAAAATCATTTGATTTTACATATTCGAGAGATGGATTCTCCTGATAGACTATCTTAGTGTCTTTGTCAACTGTATTTTTTATCGCACTCAGAATTGTCGTACCACTAGTAATGTTATTGCCGCTAAGCCCTTGCCATTGAATCGTCCATCCACCACATTGATAGCCTAGATTATCAGCATGAATTCCGGAAACAAGTATTTTTGAAGCCTTTTTAGGAAGAGGAAGCAACGGCTTATCAACGCTTTCACCGTTCTTTAATAGTACCAATGATTTCCTCACAGCTTCTCTAGCCAACTCTCTATGCTCCTGTCAAATTAGGTTGAAAATATATAGTTctataattttgtagggactaaaaacatatttaaatcaAAGTTAGTCGACTAACTTGGCTTCTGAGATGGTCGGCAAGACTGTAATCAGCCAATGGTTTTTCAAATAGACCCATTACAAACTTGACTCTCAAAATTCTCTTCACTGCATCATCGATTCTTTTCATAGATACAACATTTGTTTTCACTAGTAAAGATAAGCCATCTATGAATTCTCGGAAGTCAGCTGCAGTCATTACCTGCATCACTACAACATTTAGTATTAAAAAGATCATATTTGATATGTATAAAATCATTGGTTTATACGCAAAGAGTGTGAGTGTTTGTAAGCTTTAGAATATCAAGTTTGATTCTTGACGACTCATGTGTTGGGTCAGTTCATACCGAACTTTTACTCTGGCTTTAAAAGAGACCTCAGAAAATGGATGGTAAAATTGGTGTACCTGAGATTAGTCAGTCCTAGGGGCGGACACGAAGCTTTCAGAAAGAAAATTTTGATACCTAACTATAAAAATACTACTcagcaaaattgaaaaaaatcatAGTTTACCATGTCAATACCGGCATTTACTCCGACTTCAATTGAATGTGTGTAGTTAGCATGAGGAGGTGAAGTTATCTTGTCAATTCCGAAAAAATCTGATATGACAAAACcctacaaaatataaaaaaaaatttttaagCATACATATAGTGATAAACACCAATATTTGATATGTGAAATGAGAGATTTATGAAGTAAAGTGTTACTTTAAAACGGAGCGTGTTCTTGAGAAATCTTGTGATTAAATCGTAATTAGTATGCATTTTTTGTCCATTCAAGCTTGAGTAAGAAACCATGATGGTTGAGACACCCTTAATAATTGAGTCATAGTAAGCTGGCATGTGAATGCTAAGCAGTTCATGTCTTGTTATAACTGTGTCATTCTCATTGATTCCTTTTGTCGTTCCACCATCACCAACATAGTGTTTTGCACAAGCTGCTACTTTCTTGTTTCCAGCAACATATGGAACACCCTTGCGTGAATGTGGAGGGATATCACCTTGCAATCCTAGAATGATCTCGGTCATAGCTTGAACAATTTTATGATCTTCACTATAACTTTCATAACATCTACCCCATCTTGGATCTCTACAAACCTATACAAACATATACTTTATAAGCAAGACCGTCTTAAGTTTTCTAACACCATGTATTGGTTAATCATAACTTAAATGTGACGAAATAATTAGGGGCACTATTTTACACACCCTCAAAGACGACCCTTATAAGATAGAACAATATTGTCAAATAGTGGTAATAACCACACTACAACGTAGAAGAATTTGAACAAACGACTATCTTTTGTAATGTGCGATTGACATATATGTAATTTGATTATCTTAATTACCGCGATGCTAGGAGCGAAGAGATATGAAACTCCGGTCGCTCTTGCTTCAAGAGCAGTTGCATCACCAATCTTCTTCACTAGTTGAGGATCACTGTAgattcaaagaaactaaaatcatCAATACAAAGAAACATAACAAAACACAATTGTTCTGGGCGGCCTACAAGACCTAATAGGCAAAGGCCCAATATCGTTGAAGTGCTAATATTGCAAGTCAGCTCCTTTTCCATTACATCAAAAGCTCAAAATCAGACTGCATCAAGCTCTAGCTCCTCATTCACCGATAACTTTGGTTCCATTATGGAACAACaataaatatatgtataatgGTTATTTATTTACCTTGTAGCCCCTAGACCGATATTGTGAGGAAAAATAGTAGCATTATAAACATTGTTATGACCATGAACAGCATCAACTCCATATATTATTGGAATTCCAAGCCTAGTCGACAATGCACCTTTTTGAAACTTATTCACCATATCAACCCAATCATTTGCAGTTGCGTTCACCTTAGGAACACTTCCACCAGCACTCAGAAGACTCCCTGAAGTAATTTTCACGTGGTTAAATATCATAAACCTTCGCGGCGCAGTTGAGATTCATAATGAATAATCATATTATTAACAAAAACTTACCAATGTAATACTTGTTCACTATATCAGCAGAAGCAACCGTGCGCTCAATTTGAAGCATTTGACCGATTTTCTCTTCCAAAGTCATTCTACCAACAAGATCCTTAATTCTAGTATTCAATGGTTgctttgtgtcataccccaatttttgacctaagataccacctcatatcattgcatatgcatcatttgcatctctaacaaattgcatagtttgtgtttgctacttgtgactcagcaggatttaaacaagaaatcactcatcagtacaagcaacaatcaattagggttttgttcccccttcatctcaaatgaatcatcttcattaacaatcaacatttggtcctcagagattcatttcaacaagctcaaaggctctgaatcgactgaattagtgttttgactgaagatagcacactcctgacttttgctcaggatttgacctaatgacttgggacatgacctcaagaccccatgtacatcattttgacctaatccattgactcaagacatctcctacacaaggattgatcaacagtgaaatttcaaatcatcagattagggttttgaactatcagggattaaaatcagggatcacatttgggaaaccctaaaaatccccagggagtcaatcaaaggtttcaatcattctcaaataatccctatgacaatatccaatggaatttgcatctcaattcaagatccacagtcatcaattttatcaggtcgacaattagggttttttgacctaattcactgaacaactgaccttttaatcaggacatggtgtcacaactcaaaccatggctcaatatcctctaatgcttcaatatgatccattcataccattcatttggtgaggatagcttggttcatttgaaatctccaaaaacgcgattcgtctgaaaaagtcaactgtacaagatcaccattgacttttggagaattttggtcaaccatgacttttgaagtttttaatcatcaatgtatgatatatgaagtcatttgatcaagaaaaatcaagaaaatcaatcaagaatcaaaaagtcaaaagttttactttccatacttagaaaaatttctaagtgtttttcatggttttttttcaaactttggaagggaataactcaaaatttcacctacaaactgaaaaaaacttccaacatgaaagttgtagattttgatccaatgaacaactttgtcacatataatttttttccaaaagatcaaccatttaagagatatggagcttcaaagttggtatcttttgaaaatttcacttaagacttcattttcttcaaagttcatggatctttttcacccatttccttaaaggtcttgaagaaactttcaactagggttttgaagtgtgtaatatgagctttccaaaatgaccaagagcatgaaaaaatatggagtgtagccatggttttgaattttgacattagtgatcattttcacttggatttgcaccatttttcactaagtttcaagactacatgacctataatccaagcaatgatgcatagaagcaataattgaatgatattttctgatttgaagatcagaatggaagaggataagaagctagagaaataaccatggttaagtcacttttaaccatttgcatttaatgtgaaagattccattttatctcttaagccaaatcatcacttcttgatcaacttgcaagagctttgcattcagaatccttggcctataaatagaggttcaaatcatcttcaaactcacaccaaaacctcataatcataggttttctctcttctttcttaagttacaagtttcatgagtttcaaagagggagaattgcaatttccatttcttgcaatttctgagcaaagtgagggttctaacatcccataaacatcaaatgtgatgtgtttgatccatccacacacccaaaaacaccttaaaactcagaatcaccatctcacctccatgtttgcataaagtgaaccttaacatgccaattctcacatcaagccatatctgcccaaactatcacttctaacaccctccatatacttcatatgaatgatccaaacactcacatatgacctgtaacctcataatcttcaaattcgatcctcactccaagcaactgcagatcgggtcccatggctatgctcagatgaattcagttcactccaagcatccaaacatgttccataatcatcattgaagctatccagatcattgcaaagcatctgtaacacctctactgaagaattcaatctccactttggccgtttttgaaggtaagcctcatgaacttcaaactcatacttgcacgcatcataaatgaaatgtgagcataccatcttgtttctgcacctatgaggatcattaaccctcaatcaattgcatcttaacttgcacatacacgattttagaatgaatcatagaattagggttcttcgtgttcatcagagaattgacccccttagagtgaaaataaatggaattaaagaccaccatcgtgatccttgtgaaaaaacgagtgaattagacccttcacttgatcaatttgatcCAGTttccagaattttcaaattcaattgggattcatgttcttggcgccatatttttgaagcTGAATTTAGTAACTTGACTCAAAATATAACCTAATCCTTGCCTTTGataatcagaccacgcgcgtggtccagttggttatgtttttgagtggtgagcgtgaggtcgtgggttcaaacccttgtagagacaaaaccaattttttagtacctattttctttcattttcttcacaacttcaattaattatttaactaaccaaattaattcatttttcattcattttttacacacctcttatttaatatatatattttatgaatatcaaaaaaaatcacaaaaaaagatttatttaatatgtttttaattaggtttaaaatgatacatttttaaatgtttttaaatactttaaatattgttttttcatttaattttcaaacctaatcacttataaatattttgtgatcaaaccctaatcatttaggtgttaattaagcataatctttttgtttatcttgattaatttgatttctttcaatttcaaatcgttttaaaacaagcgatcgcaattcttttcaaaaaaacgataaaccatctctttttgatttcaaaagaaactattgattaaatctttttatttgatcaattgattttcaaagcgatatgggcctctcgaatattagagagtataagtccctttcctctttcttttcacagtttttctttgtacagaaaactctttcaaaacaatacttttcaaactgtttacAAAACtccaaaacttcaaacttttcaaaataccacaggcctccacgtaggtataagtcccaagccccttttgtacatacccattccagtacatgaaattaggtatttcattgtacgccttttgtacatatctcaatctgtttttttaactttgaataacaaaccaaaaatgaaggttttctttaaaccttcccaaaaaataccatgggcctccatgtaggtataagtcccaagcccttttgtaaatacctgtttacatagctttgaataaactcaagtggacctctccccgagtatgagtcccgagccctgtgtatacaaatggatcatgcttacaggtatatttccttcataaactccattatatacacatactttgtcatatatatgtgcttgttcatacttgttcatgtttgttcatacttgttcatgtttgttcatatgtgtgatatgtgtgcttattcaacttagtacaacactaggttccccatagcctcctattgggcttcgtgcaaagaatctccctagtttaggttaggacatagagtatgatttcccggtgaaatcgctctaagagctcaaaccaactataccatgcctccccttgggctttgtacaaacgagtgaccctcccatagcctcctcttgggcttacaatgcaaggaccctggattgtccctcccatagcctcctcttgggcttacaatgcaaggaccctcggatagcctcctcttgggcttcgtacaaggacccacgggcttcttataagcatccccaatatccaaaacaaataccctaggagattagacatttttcatctctatgataggagtatctcttctatatcatcacaaacaatcaatcaatcaaactttttgccacaaggctggctaatcaatcaaacttttttgccacaaggctggctaatcaatcaaactgttttgccaccgtactggatgattaatcaaagtttttgtcacaaggctgacttcattgaaacttttgccacaaggctggctgattaatcaaaactttttgtcacaaggctgacttcattgaaagtttttgccacaaggctggttaaacaacaaaaacatctttatcattctaagcgccataagtggcacagcccagggcttataatgaaaagattttcaaacaaaaatcaaacagatgtatgtgatgatatagattagatacatcgaacattgagatgacatttgtctcttatcctttgcttccactagcataagtgggaactacgattgctctgactttctcaacatccctttgagaatacgtaggcacaaggtcgtatccttggcgagcaaaacttctctctcaaaccattcaaaccttagcacccgtagaccccgagctacagatgctctgattccctctaagggatatgtatgcagaggatcgcgatgatctttgcgagcataatcaaacaaacaccttaggtcccacctctttctcacaagaacctccaccacaacaagaatggaataaacaaaacaaagaaacctatagagtactatagatacgttgggtgctaataccttcccttcgtataaccaaccctcttacccgaaatctctcccccactttttaggttattgcagcttttttccttttcctactttggaaacaataaaaagtttggtcggtacaaaagaaaaatcattttttttgagcactcgagcccaaagaaggcatcaggtgtctcatccagaaaaaaagataacgatttttccccgcgac includes these proteins:
- the LOC131620191 gene encoding uncharacterized protein LOC131620191 produces the protein KLGYDTKQPLNTRIKDLVGRMTLEEKIGQMLQIERTVASADIVNKYYIGSLLSAGGSVPKVNATANDWVDMVNKFQKGALSTRLGIPIIYGVDAVHGHNNVYNATIFPHNIGLGATSDPQLVKKIGDATALEARATGVSYLFAPSIAVCRDPRWGRCYESYSEDHKIVQAMTEIILGLQGDIPPHSRKGVPYVAGNKKVAACAKHYVGDGGTTKGINENDTVITRHELLSIHMPAYYDSIIKGVSTIMVSYSSLNGQKMHTNYDLITRFLKNTLRFKGFVISDFFGIDKITSPPHANYTHSIEVGVNAGIDMVMTAADFREFIDGLSLLVKTNVVSMKRIDDAVKRILRVKFVMGLFEKPLADYSLADHLRSQEHRELAREAVRKSLVLLKNGESVDKPLLPLPKKASKILVSGIHADNLGYQCGGWTIQWQGLSGNNITSGTTILSAIKNTVDKDTKIVYQENPSLEYVKSNDFSYAIVVVGETPYAETNGDSLNLTISGTGAETINNVCSGVRCVVVLITGRPVVMLPYIDIIEGLVAAWLTGSEGYGVTDVLFGDYGFSGKLPRTWFKSVDQLPMNVGDSHYDPLFPFGFGLTTQGLKNT